A stretch of DNA from Limibacillus sp.:
GTCGAAGCGCCAGGCGTGCCAGTTGCAGGTCAGGCGGCAGTCCTGATCCAGGGTGCCTTCCATCAGGGGGTAGCCCTCGTGCGGGCAGCGGTTGTTGCAGGCGAAGACGCCCTCAGGGGTATGGAAGAGGGCCACCTGCTTGCCCTCGTGGCGCAGCAGCTTGCGGCCCTTCTCGGCCAGTTCCTCCAGCGATCCGGCGGAAACCCATTGATCCGGCATGGCGGCCCACTCCCGTTCTCTTCTGCACGACCTTCTTGTTACTTCACGCTTGCGGGGGGCCTTTTCAAGCGGCCCGTGCAAAGGCTATCAAGACCCGCATGGACAAGCCCATCCCCAAAAAGCCCGCCGAGGGCCCGCTCGGCCGCTACCAGGCCCTGCTCGACGCAGGCGAGGTGAAGCCGGACGAGGCCCAGGCGCACGCGGCGGAGAAGCTGCAAGGGCTGCATGAAGCGCTGAGGGGCTACAAGGCCCCGGCGCGGCGCAGCGGGTTTCTGGCGCGCTTTGGCATCGGCCGCGACGATCTGGCCGAGGAGGTGCCGCGCGGGCTCTATCTCTTCGGGCCGGTCGGGCGCGGCAAGTCCATGCTGATGAACATCTTCTTCGAGGGCGCGCCGGTGCTTCGCAAGCGGCGCGTCCACTTCTACGCCTTCATGGGCGAGGTGCACGACAAGCTGCACCACTGGCGCCAGAAGACCAAGGGGCAGGACCAGGATCCCCTGCCCAAGCTGGCCGCCGAGATCGCCGAGGAAACGCGGCTCCTCTGCTTCGATGAGTTCCACGTGGTCAACGTGGCCGACGCCATGATCCTGGGGCGGCTGTTCGAGGCTCTTCTGAGCCAGGGCGTGGTGATGGTCGCCACTTCCAACTGGCCGCCGGAGCGTCTCTATGAGGGTGGCTTGCAGCGCGATCGCTTCCTGCCCTTCATCGACCTGCTCTGCGAACGGCTAGAGGCCTTCGATCTGGGGGAGGGGTTGGACTACCGGATCGCCCGGCTGCGCGACCTGCCGGTCTATCACACGCCGCTTGGCCCGCGCGCCAGGGCGGCCATCGACAACGCCTTCGACAAGATCACCGACGGGGCGAAGCCGCAGGCCGTCACCGTAAAGGTGAAGGGCCGGGAGATCCCGGTGAAGATCGAGGCGCGCGGCGTCGCGCGCTTCACCTTCGAGGAGCTTTGCGCGCAGCCCCTGGGTTCGCTCGACTACCTGGCGCTCGCCCGGCGGTTCCACACGGTGATCGTCGAGGGCATACCCAAGCTGACCAGCGACAAACGCAACGAGGCCAACCGCTTCATGACGCTGATCGACCAGCTCTACGAGCATCACTGCAACCTGATCGCCTCCGCCGAGGCGCTTCCGGAGAGCCTCTATCCGGAAGGCGACGGCAGCTTCGAGTTCCAGCGCACCGTCAGCCGCCTGCAGGAGATGCAGTCGCGCGACTACATCGCCAAGCCGCACCTGGCCTAAGGGCCGGCTCTCTTCCGGCGCTGGATTGCAGAAAAACCTTTAGCTCCCTCTAAAATTGATCCAAGTCATGGTTGGGTCCTCCAAAAAGCCCTTCATTCCTTGTGGTTTTATTTCACACGGAAAGGAGTGAAGAAGGTGGTGGGACAGAGCAATAATTCGTTCTTGCCAAAGGTCTCCCGTTCGGCGCTGGCGGCGCTGGCCGTCCTGACGGGAACGGCGGGTCTGGCGCAGGCGGATGGGGATTGGACGGACGGTTTCATGATTCGGGGCCGCGCCATTGGCATCGTGCCCGATGAGTCGTCGAATCTACCCGGACTGAAGATCGACGACGCCGTGGTGCCGGAGTTGGATATCTCCTACTTCTTCACGGAGAACCTCGCGCTCGAACTGATCCTGGCCACGGCGCAGCACGAGGCGAGCCTGGGGTCCACGGCGGTCGGCGACTTCTGGATCCTGCCGCCGACCCTCATGGCGCAGTACCACTTTCCCATCGGTGAGAAGTTCAAGCCCTACGTCGGGGCGGGGGTGAACTACACGGTGGTCTACGGCGAGGATGCCGCCGCCGGTTTCTCTTCGCTGGAGATCGACAACGGCTTCGGCTGGGGCCTGCAGGTCGGTGTCGACTACATGCTGGATGAGCACTGGGCCATCAACGCCGACGTCAAGAAGCTCTGGCTGAACGTCGATGCCTCCGTGAACAACGGCGCGGTGCGCGCGGACATCGACGTGGATCCCTGGATTTTCGGCGTCGGGATCGGTTACCGCTTCTAGTCCGCGTCCGGCGGAGATCGGAGAAAGGGCCCCGGCGGCGGAGGTGTCGCCGGGGCCCTTCCCGCTTCAGGCCGCGCGTTCCGAAGGCGCTGCGACCGGAGGTGCTGAGACCGGAGGACTGAGAAGAATCGCCGTCAGCACCAGGGCGGCGGCGAAGGCTTGTTGAGGGCCGAGCGCCTCCCCGAAGAACAGCCAGCCGACGATCAGCATGGTGGGCAACTCGAAGCTTCCCGCGGCGGCGGCTCTGGCGGCGCCGACACGCGGGCAGGCGATGGTGTAGAGGAACTGCGGGATCAGCGCCGTGACGAGGCCCATGGCGAGCACCAGGGCCCACTGTCCCGCGCTGCCGGGCAGCAGCATGGCCGCCTCCGTCGTGACCGCTAGCGGGGCCAGTCCCAGGATCGCTCCCAGCATGCCCGAAGCCATGCGCTCCAGGGGATTGAGGCTGGCGGTCATGCCGCTCAGCACGACAATGAT
This window harbors:
- the zapE gene encoding cell division protein ZapE: MDKPIPKKPAEGPLGRYQALLDAGEVKPDEAQAHAAEKLQGLHEALRGYKAPARRSGFLARFGIGRDDLAEEVPRGLYLFGPVGRGKSMLMNIFFEGAPVLRKRRVHFYAFMGEVHDKLHHWRQKTKGQDQDPLPKLAAEIAEETRLLCFDEFHVVNVADAMILGRLFEALLSQGVVMVATSNWPPERLYEGGLQRDRFLPFIDLLCERLEAFDLGEGLDYRIARLRDLPVYHTPLGPRARAAIDNAFDKITDGAKPQAVTVKVKGREIPVKIEARGVARFTFEELCAQPLGSLDYLALARRFHTVIVEGIPKLTSDKRNEANRFMTLIDQLYEHHCNLIASAEALPESLYPEGDGSFEFQRTVSRLQEMQSRDYIAKPHLA
- a CDS encoding OmpW family outer membrane protein; translated protein: MPKVSRSALAALAVLTGTAGLAQADGDWTDGFMIRGRAIGIVPDESSNLPGLKIDDAVVPELDISYFFTENLALELILATAQHEASLGSTAVGDFWILPPTLMAQYHFPIGEKFKPYVGAGVNYTVVYGEDAAAGFSSLEIDNGFGWGLQVGVDYMLDEHWAINADVKKLWLNVDASVNNGAVRADIDVDPWIFGVGIGYRF
- a CDS encoding DMT family transporter, giving the protein LILGGALVLFQGESLGEGAMAALLWSLPAPIGFGFIIVVLSGMTASLNPLERMASGMLGAILGLAPLAVTTEAAMLLPGSAGQWALVLAMGLVTALIPQFLYTIACPRVGAARAAAAGSFELPTMLIVGWLFFGEALGPQQAFAAALVLTAILLSPPVSAPPVAAPSERAA